One genomic window of Pseudomonas chlororaphis subsp. piscium includes the following:
- a CDS encoding YraN family protein codes for MPQRSRQQSGQDAEAQALRHLEQQGLRLLAQNWLCKRGELDLVMLDGDTVVFVEVRYRQHTQWGGALGSIDARKRQKLILAAQFFLQRESRWSNHPCRFDVVAIDSAPGTTTHLNWLRNAFES; via the coding sequence ATGCCACAGCGATCACGCCAGCAAAGCGGTCAGGATGCCGAAGCCCAAGCGCTCCGGCATCTTGAACAACAGGGGCTGCGCCTGCTGGCGCAGAACTGGTTGTGCAAACGCGGCGAGCTTGATCTGGTCATGCTTGACGGCGATACAGTAGTATTCGTCGAAGTCCGCTACAGACAACACACGCAATGGGGTGGCGCACTGGGCAGTATCGACGCACGCAAGCGTCAGAAACTGATACTCGCCGCACAGTTTTTCCTGCAGCGCGAGTCGCGCTGGTCCAACCACCCTTGCCGTTTCGATGTGGTCGCCATAGACAGCGCCCCAGGCACGACAACTCATTTGAACTGGCTACGGAATGCCTTTGAAAGCTGA
- a CDS encoding phosphoheptose isomerase, translating to MDMQSRIRQLFQASIDTKQQAMDVLAPHIEQASQVMVNALLNEGKMLSCGNGGSAGDAQHFSSELLNRFERERPSLPAIALTTDSSTITSIANDYSYNEVFSKQIRALGQPGDVLLAISTSGNSANIIQAIQAAHDREMIVVALTGRDGGGMASLLLPEDVEIRVPANVTARIQEVHLLAIHCLCDLIDSQLFGSEE from the coding sequence ATGGACATGCAATCCCGAATTCGCCAGCTTTTTCAGGCCAGTATCGACACCAAGCAGCAGGCGATGGACGTACTTGCACCGCACATCGAGCAAGCCAGCCAGGTCATGGTCAACGCCCTGCTCAACGAAGGGAAAATGCTTTCCTGCGGCAACGGCGGCTCGGCCGGCGATGCCCAGCACTTTTCTTCCGAGCTGCTCAACCGTTTCGAGCGCGAGCGCCCGAGCCTGCCAGCCATTGCGTTGACCACCGATAGCTCGACGATCACCTCGATCGCCAACGACTACAGCTACAACGAAGTCTTTTCCAAGCAGATTCGCGCCCTGGGCCAGCCCGGCGACGTCCTGCTGGCGATTTCCACCAGCGGCAACTCGGCGAACATTATTCAAGCGATCCAGGCCGCACATGATCGCGAAATGATTGTCGTAGCATTGACCGGTCGCGATGGCGGCGGCATGGCATCCCTGCTATTGCCGGAAGATGTCGAGATTCGCGTACCGGCCAATGTCACTGCACGTATCCAGGAAGTCCACCTGCTGGCGATCCACTGCCTCTGCGACTTGATCGACAGCCAACTGTTCGGGAGTGAAGAATGA
- a CDS encoding BON domain-containing protein, whose product MTPNRLGLLALTLALSISGCSSVITATRESPIEDDRGTRTFGSKIDDSLIQTKVEVNVAKASPDLDHNSHIVVTSFNGIVLLAGQTPRADLKTLAEQAASTVQRVKKVHNELQVLPPSSLLARQNDAWLTTKIKTQMLTDASIPGSRIKVVTENGIVYLLGLLTQQEATQATNLVQGVSGVQKIVKLFEYID is encoded by the coding sequence ATGACCCCTAATCGCCTTGGCCTACTGGCCCTGACCCTAGCCTTGAGCATCAGCGGTTGCAGCTCGGTGATTACCGCCACCCGTGAAAGCCCGATCGAAGATGACCGCGGCACCCGCACCTTCGGCAGCAAGATCGATGACTCGCTGATCCAGACCAAAGTCGAAGTGAACGTGGCCAAGGCCAGTCCGGACCTGGACCACAATTCGCACATCGTGGTGACCAGCTTCAACGGCATCGTCCTGCTGGCCGGCCAGACCCCGCGCGCCGACCTCAAGACACTCGCCGAACAGGCCGCCAGCACCGTGCAACGAGTGAAGAAGGTCCATAACGAACTGCAGGTTCTGCCGCCCTCTTCCCTGCTGGCCCGGCAGAACGATGCCTGGCTGACCACCAAGATCAAAACCCAGATGCTGACCGATGCCAGTATTCCAGGCTCACGCATCAAGGTCGTGACGGAAAACGGCATCGTCTACCTGCTGGGCCTGCTGACCCAACAGGAAGCCACCCAGGCGACCAACCTGGTACAGGGCGTTTCCGGCGTGCAGAAAATCGTCAAACTGTTCGAATACATCGACTGA
- a CDS encoding ClpXP protease specificity-enhancing factor, with protein MNSSRPYLVRALYEWIVDNDCTPHMLVNSEYPAVQVPQGFASDGQIVLNISPSAVRHLHMDNEVVTFEGRFGGVPHSLYVPVPAILGIYARENGQGMVFDLESPVDDEDDEIEPDDDIPPPDNEPPRPSGRPSLKVVK; from the coding sequence ATGAACTCCAGTCGACCTTATCTGGTCCGCGCGCTCTACGAGTGGATTGTGGACAACGATTGCACCCCGCATATGCTGGTCAATTCCGAATACCCGGCGGTGCAGGTGCCTCAGGGTTTTGCCAGTGACGGACAGATCGTCCTGAATATTTCGCCGAGTGCCGTGCGTCATCTGCACATGGATAACGAGGTGGTGACTTTCGAGGGGCGCTTCGGTGGCGTTCCGCATAGTCTGTACGTCCCTGTACCAGCGATCCTGGGCATTTACGCCCGGGAGAATGGTCAGGGTATGGTGTTCGATCTGGAGTCGCCCGTGGATGATGAGGACGATGAAATCGAGCCGGATGATGATATTCCACCACCGGATAACGAGCCGCCGCGTCCAAGCGGTCGACCCAGTCTGAAGGTCGTGAAGTAA
- a CDS encoding glutathione S-transferase N-terminal domain-containing protein has product MGVTNRLACYSDPADHYSHRVRIVLAEKGVSAEIISVEAGRQPPKLIEVNPYGSLPTLVDRDLALWESTVVMEYLDERYPHPPLLPVYPVARANSRLLIHRIQRDWCGLVDLILDSRTKEAARAQARKELRESLTGVSPLFAEKPFFLSEEQSLVDCCLLPILWRLPILGIELPRQAKPLLDYMERQFARETFQASLSGVERDMR; this is encoded by the coding sequence ATGGGCGTGACCAATCGGTTGGCCTGTTACTCCGACCCCGCCGACCACTATTCCCACCGGGTACGTATCGTGCTCGCAGAGAAGGGTGTCAGCGCCGAGATCATCAGTGTGGAGGCGGGGCGTCAGCCGCCGAAGCTGATCGAAGTGAACCCTTACGGCAGTCTGCCCACCCTGGTCGATCGTGACCTGGCGTTGTGGGAGTCGACCGTGGTGATGGAATATCTGGATGAGCGTTACCCGCACCCGCCACTACTGCCGGTTTACCCTGTGGCGCGTGCCAATAGCCGTCTGCTGATCCATCGGATCCAGCGTGACTGGTGTGGGCTGGTGGACTTGATCCTGGATTCCCGGACCAAGGAAGCGGCCCGCGCTCAGGCTCGTAAAGAGCTGCGCGAGAGCCTGACCGGCGTTTCGCCGCTGTTCGCGGAGAAGCCGTTTTTCCTCAGTGAGGAACAAAGTCTGGTGGATTGCTGCCTATTGCCAATACTCTGGAGATTACCGATTCTGGGTATTGAATTGCCACGGCAAGCCAAGCCGTTGCTTGATTATATGGAGCGCCAGTTCGCCCGTGAGACGTTCCAGGCGAGTCTGTCTGGTGTCGAACGCGACATGCGCTAA
- a CDS encoding cytochrome c1 — MKKLFAVLILAAMPVLSFAAEHGGPELEKVDIDLSDKAAMQDGARTFANYCMGCHSAKFQRYERVADDLGIPHDLMMSKLLFTGAKIGDHMNIGMQPADAKTWFGAAPPDLTLVARVRGTDWLYGYLRSFYEDPARPWGVNNKVFPNVGMPNVLVGLQGRQVVGCKQVQIVEDGKKQYDPLTGTALTHEACDQLTVLPKTGTLNEEQFNEKVKNLVTFLAYSANPVKLEHQRIGTYVLLYLAFFFVFAYLLKREYWKDVH; from the coding sequence ATGAAAAAGTTATTTGCTGTACTGATTCTTGCTGCTATGCCTGTATTGTCCTTCGCGGCTGAACACGGTGGCCCCGAGCTGGAAAAAGTCGACATCGACCTCTCCGACAAAGCCGCCATGCAGGATGGTGCGCGGACATTCGCCAACTACTGCATGGGCTGCCACAGCGCCAAGTTCCAGCGCTATGAGCGCGTTGCCGATGATCTGGGGATTCCTCACGATCTGATGATGAGCAAGCTGCTGTTCACCGGTGCGAAAATCGGTGATCACATGAACATCGGCATGCAGCCGGCTGACGCCAAGACCTGGTTCGGTGCGGCTCCGCCCGACCTGACCCTGGTGGCTCGTGTGCGTGGTACCGACTGGCTCTATGGCTACCTGCGCTCCTTCTACGAAGACCCTGCGCGCCCGTGGGGCGTGAACAACAAGGTCTTCCCGAACGTGGGCATGCCTAACGTTCTGGTCGGTCTGCAGGGCCGTCAGGTTGTGGGTTGCAAACAGGTGCAGATCGTCGAAGACGGCAAGAAGCAATACGATCCGCTGACCGGTACCGCCTTGACCCATGAAGCCTGCGACCAGCTGACCGTGCTGCCAAAAACCGGCACGCTCAACGAGGAGCAGTTCAACGAGAAGGTCAAGAATCTGGTGACCTTCCTGGCCTACTCGGCCAACCCGGTCAAGCTGGAGCATCAACGCATCGGCACCTATGTGTTACTGTATCTGGCCTTCTTCTTCGTGTTCGCCTATCTGCTCAAGCGCGAATACTGGAAAGACGTTCATTGA
- a CDS encoding cytochrome b, whose product MSKFMDWVDARFPATKMWEDHLSKYYAPKNFNFFYFFGSLALLVLVNQIVTGVWLTMSYTPSAEEAFASVEYIMRDVEYGSILRLLHSTGASAFFIVVYLHMFRGLLYGSYQKPRELVWLFGMLIYLALMAEAFMGYLLPWGQMSYWGAQVIISLFGAIPVIGNDLTQWIRGDYLISGITLNRFFALHVVALPIVILGLVVLHILALHEVGSNNPDGVDIKKHKDENGIPLDGIAFHPYYTVKDIVGVVVFLFIFCSIVFFFPEMGGYFLEKPNFEQANPFKTPEHIAPVWYFTPFYAILRAVPDKLLGVIAMGAAIAVLFVLPWLDRSPVKSMRYKGWLSKIWLVVFCISFVILGILGVLAPTPGRTLLSQVCTFLYFAYFILMPFYTRLEKTKPVPERVTG is encoded by the coding sequence ATGAGCAAGTTCATGGATTGGGTTGATGCGCGCTTCCCTGCGACCAAGATGTGGGAAGACCATCTCAGCAAGTATTACGCTCCGAAGAACTTCAACTTCTTCTATTTCTTTGGTTCCCTGGCTCTGCTGGTTCTGGTTAACCAGATCGTCACCGGTGTCTGGTTGACCATGAGCTACACCCCATCGGCTGAAGAAGCTTTCGCTTCCGTCGAATACATCATGCGCGACGTCGAGTACGGCTCGATCCTGCGTCTGCTGCACTCCACCGGCGCTTCGGCGTTCTTCATCGTGGTCTATCTGCACATGTTCCGTGGCCTGCTCTACGGTTCCTACCAGAAGCCGCGTGAGCTGGTGTGGCTGTTCGGCATGCTGATTTACCTGGCGCTGATGGCCGAAGCCTTCATGGGCTACCTGCTGCCTTGGGGGCAAATGTCCTACTGGGGCGCCCAGGTGATCATCTCGCTGTTTGGCGCGATCCCGGTCATCGGCAACGACCTGACCCAGTGGATTCGTGGTGACTACCTGATTTCCGGTATTACCCTGAACCGCTTCTTCGCCTTGCACGTAGTGGCCCTGCCGATCGTGATTCTCGGTCTGGTGGTGCTGCACATCCTGGCGCTGCACGAAGTGGGTTCGAACAACCCGGATGGCGTGGACATCAAGAAGCACAAAGACGAAAACGGCATACCGCTGGATGGCATCGCTTTCCACCCGTACTACACCGTGAAAGACATCGTCGGTGTGGTGGTGTTCCTGTTTATCTTCTGTTCGATCGTGTTCTTCTTCCCGGAAATGGGTGGTTATTTCCTCGAGAAGCCGAACTTCGAACAGGCCAACCCGTTCAAGACGCCTGAGCATATTGCCCCGGTTTGGTACTTCACCCCGTTCTACGCGATTCTGCGTGCGGTTCCGGACAAGCTGCTGGGTGTAATTGCGATGGGCGCGGCGATCGCTGTGCTGTTCGTGCTGCCATGGCTTGATCGTAGCCCGGTCAAATCCATGCGCTACAAGGGCTGGCTGAGCAAGATCTGGCTGGTGGTGTTCTGTATCTCGTTCGTGATCCTGGGGATCCTGGGCGTTCTGGCACCGACTCCGGGTCGTACGCTGCTGTCGCAGGTATGTACCTTCCTGTACTTCGCCTACTTCATTCTGATGCCGTTCTACACCAGGCTCGAGAAGACCAAACCGGTTCCGGAAAGGGTGACTGGCTGA
- the petA gene encoding ubiquinol-cytochrome c reductase iron-sulfur subunit — protein sequence MSNDGVNAGRRRFLVAATSVVGAAGAVGAAVPFVGSWFPSAKAKAAGAPVKVNISKIDPGQQMIAEWRGQPVFIVRRTQEILGNLKKIEGQLSDPDSKNSVQPTYVDPEVRSIKPEILLLIGICTHLGCSPTFRPEVAPADLGKDWVGGYFCPCHGSHYDLAGRVYKSQPAPLNLPVPPHSYESDDLIVIGVDTEKA from the coding sequence ATGAGCAATGACGGCGTGAATGCAGGCCGGCGTCGCTTCCTTGTAGCAGCCACATCCGTGGTGGGTGCTGCAGGAGCGGTGGGGGCTGCGGTCCCGTTCGTGGGGTCATGGTTTCCCAGTGCCAAGGCGAAAGCCGCAGGGGCACCGGTGAAAGTGAATATCAGCAAGATCGACCCAGGTCAGCAGATGATTGCTGAGTGGCGTGGTCAGCCGGTATTCATCGTCCGCCGTACACAGGAAATCCTGGGGAATCTCAAGAAGATCGAGGGTCAACTGTCCGACCCAGACTCCAAGAACTCTGTTCAACCAACCTACGTCGACCCGGAAGTGCGTTCGATCAAGCCAGAGATTCTGCTGCTGATCGGTATCTGCACCCACCTGGGTTGCTCACCGACTTTCCGCCCTGAAGTGGCGCCTGCGGATCTGGGCAAGGATTGGGTAGGTGGCTATTTCTGCCCTTGCCACGGTTCCCACTACGATCTGGCTGGCCGCGTCTACAAGTCGCAACCCGCGCCTTTGAACCTGCCAGTACCCCCGCATTCCTATGAGTCGGACGACCTTATTGTCATCGGCGTCGATACGGAGAAAGCGTGA
- the rpsI gene encoding 30S ribosomal protein S9, producing MSATQNYGTGRRKTATARVFLRPGTGNISINNRSLDNFFGRETARMVVRQPLELTETVEKFDIYVTVIGGGVSGQAGAIRHGITRALMDYDETLRSALRKAGFVTRDAREVERKKVGLRKARKRPQYSKR from the coding sequence ATGTCGGCGACTCAAAATTACGGCACTGGCCGTCGCAAGACTGCAACCGCACGCGTTTTCCTGCGTCCGGGCACTGGCAACATCTCCATCAACAACCGCTCCCTGGATAACTTCTTCGGTCGCGAAACTGCCCGCATGGTAGTTCGTCAGCCGCTGGAACTGACCGAGACCGTCGAGAAGTTCGACATCTACGTCACCGTTATCGGCGGTGGTGTGAGTGGCCAAGCTGGCGCTATCCGCCACGGCATCACTCGCGCTCTGATGGATTACGACGAAACTCTGCGCAGCGCTCTGCGTAAAGCTGGCTTCGTAACCCGTGACGCACGTGAAGTTGAACGTAAGAAAGTTGGTCTGCGTAAAGCGCGTAAGCGTCCGCAGTACTCGAAGCGTTAA
- the rplM gene encoding 50S ribosomal protein L13 — MKTFTAKPETVKRDWFVVDAAGQTLGRLATEIASRLRGKHKPEYTPHVDTGDYIVVINAEQVRVTGAKTTDKMYYSHSGFPGGIKSINFEKLIAKAPERVIETAVKGMLPKNPLGRDMYRKLKVYAGAAHPHTAQQPQELKI, encoded by the coding sequence ATGAAAACTTTTACTGCTAAACCGGAAACAGTTAAGCGCGACTGGTTTGTCGTCGACGCTGCTGGTCAGACCCTGGGTCGTCTGGCCACCGAAATCGCGAGCCGTCTGCGTGGCAAGCACAAGCCTGAGTACACCCCTCACGTCGACACCGGTGACTACATCGTCGTGATCAACGCTGAGCAAGTACGTGTTACTGGCGCTAAAACCACTGACAAAATGTACTACTCCCACTCCGGTTTCCCGGGCGGCATCAAGTCGATCAACTTTGAAAAGCTGATCGCCAAGGCCCCTGAGCGCGTGATCGAGACCGCGGTAAAAGGCATGCTGCCTAAGAACCCGCTGGGTCGCGACATGTACCGTAAGCTGAAAGTCTATGCGGGCGCTGCACACCCTCATACTGCTCAGCAGCCCCAAGAACTGAAGATTTAA
- a CDS encoding NADP(H)-dependent aldo-keto reductase, which translates to MDYRQLGRTDLNVSAICLGTMTWGEQNSEFEAFAQIERAKAAGINFIDTAEMYPVPPKAETYATTERYIGNWFKARGDRADWILASKIAGPGNTIDYIRDKQLKHNRKHIVQAVDASLKRLQTDWIDLYQLHWPERSTNFFGQLGYKHKEEDFTPLEETLEALDEQVKAGKIRHIGLSNETPWGTMKFLALAESRGWPRAVSIQNPYNLLNRSFEVGLAEIAIREQCGLLAYSPLAFGFLSGKYEGGARPAKGRLSLYSRFSRYFNPQSEAACSRYVALAREHGLDPAQMALAFVTQQPFVTSNIIGATTLEQLDSNIASLELKLSNEVLAGIEAIHKDHPNPAP; encoded by the coding sequence ATGGACTATCGCCAGCTAGGCCGGACCGACCTGAACGTGAGTGCAATATGTCTGGGAACCATGACTTGGGGCGAGCAAAACAGCGAGTTCGAGGCCTTCGCCCAGATCGAACGAGCCAAGGCTGCGGGGATCAACTTCATCGACACCGCCGAGATGTACCCGGTGCCGCCAAAGGCCGAAACCTACGCGACCACCGAGCGCTACATCGGTAACTGGTTCAAGGCTCGCGGCGATCGCGCCGACTGGATCCTCGCCAGCAAGATCGCCGGCCCCGGCAACACCATCGACTACATCCGCGACAAGCAGCTCAAACACAACCGCAAGCACATAGTCCAAGCCGTGGACGCCAGCCTCAAGCGCCTGCAGACCGACTGGATCGACCTCTACCAGTTGCATTGGCCGGAGCGCAGCACCAACTTCTTCGGCCAGTTGGGCTACAAGCACAAGGAAGAAGACTTCACCCCGCTGGAAGAAACCCTCGAAGCCCTGGACGAACAGGTCAAGGCTGGCAAGATCCGCCACATCGGCCTGTCCAACGAAACGCCCTGGGGCACCATGAAGTTCCTGGCCCTGGCCGAGAGCCGCGGTTGGCCACGGGCAGTATCGATCCAGAACCCCTACAACCTGCTCAACCGCAGCTTTGAAGTGGGCCTGGCGGAAATCGCCATTCGCGAACAATGTGGGTTGCTGGCCTATTCGCCCCTGGCGTTCGGCTTCCTCTCCGGTAAATACGAAGGTGGCGCGCGCCCGGCCAAAGGCCGCCTGAGCCTGTACAGCCGCTTCAGCCGCTACTTCAATCCACAGTCGGAAGCGGCCTGCAGCCGTTATGTCGCCCTGGCCCGCGAGCACGGCCTGGACCCGGCGCAAATGGCCCTGGCGTTCGTCACCCAGCAGCCGTTCGTCACCAGCAACATCATTGGCGCGACCACCCTCGAGCAACTGGACAGCAACATCGCCAGTCTCGAGCTGAAGCTGTCGAATGAGGTGCTGGCCGGCATCGAGGCGATCCACAAGGATCACCCGAACCCGGCGCCGTAA
- a CDS encoding acyl-CoA dehydrogenase family protein, with translation MIPRTLFSSEHELFRDSVRTFLEKEAVPFHGQWEKQGYIDRSLWNKAGEAGMLCSHLPEEYGGLGADFLYSAVVIEEVGRLGLTGIGFSLHSDIVAPYILHYGSEELKHKYLPKLVSGEMVTAIAMTEPGAGSDLQGVKTTAVLDGDEYVINGSKTFITNGYLADLVIVVAKTDPKAGAKGTSLFLVEADTPGFSKGKRLEKVGMKAQDTSELFFQDVRVPKENLLGQAGAGFAYLMQELPQERLTVAVGGLASAEAALQWTLEYTRERKAFGKSIADFQNTRFKLAEMATEIQIGRVFVDRCLELHLQGKLDVPTAAMAKYWGTDLQCKVLDECVQLHGGYGFMWEYPIARAWADARVQRIYAGTNEIMKEIIARSL, from the coding sequence ATGATCCCAAGAACCTTGTTCAGCTCCGAGCACGAACTCTTTCGTGACAGCGTACGTACCTTCCTGGAAAAGGAGGCCGTGCCGTTCCATGGGCAATGGGAAAAGCAGGGCTACATCGACCGCTCCTTGTGGAACAAGGCCGGTGAGGCGGGAATGCTCTGCTCCCATCTCCCTGAGGAGTACGGCGGACTGGGGGCTGACTTTCTCTATAGCGCGGTGGTGATCGAGGAGGTGGGGCGTCTTGGCCTGACCGGCATCGGCTTCTCCCTGCATTCTGATATCGTCGCGCCCTACATCCTGCATTACGGCAGCGAGGAGCTGAAGCACAAGTACCTGCCGAAACTGGTGTCCGGCGAGATGGTCACGGCCATTGCCATGACCGAGCCGGGCGCCGGTTCCGACCTGCAGGGGGTGAAGACCACCGCGGTGCTGGACGGTGACGAATATGTGATCAACGGCTCCAAGACCTTTATCACCAACGGTTATCTGGCCGATCTGGTGATCGTCGTGGCCAAGACCGATCCCAAGGCCGGCGCCAAGGGCACCAGCCTGTTCCTGGTGGAGGCGGATACGCCCGGTTTTTCCAAGGGCAAGCGCCTGGAAAAGGTCGGCATGAAGGCCCAGGACACGTCCGAGCTGTTCTTCCAGGACGTTCGCGTACCCAAGGAAAACCTGCTGGGGCAGGCCGGCGCGGGTTTTGCCTATCTGATGCAGGAGCTGCCCCAGGAGCGCCTGACGGTGGCTGTGGGTGGCCTGGCATCAGCCGAGGCGGCATTGCAGTGGACCCTGGAATACACCCGCGAGCGCAAGGCTTTCGGCAAATCGATCGCCGATTTCCAGAACACCCGCTTCAAGCTGGCGGAAATGGCGACCGAGATTCAGATCGGTCGGGTGTTCGTCGACCGCTGTCTGGAGTTGCACCTGCAAGGCAAACTCGATGTGCCGACCGCCGCGATGGCCAAGTACTGGGGCACGGACCTGCAGTGCAAGGTGCTCGACGAGTGCGTGCAGCTGCACGGCGGTTACGGCTTCATGTGGGAGTACCCGATAGCCCGGGCCTGGGCGGATGCGCGCGTGCAGCGGATCTATGCCGGGACCAACGAGATCATGAAGGAAATCATCGCGCGTTCCCTGTAA
- a CDS encoding GlxA family transcriptional regulator, whose amino-acid sequence MASLRYGKQLGQGLTPAFETRLVSPDGKPVCSFSNVIMPVDGALEDTDVIILPAFWDDFETLCQRYPQILPWLRQQHARGAVLCGEATGVFWLAEAGLLDGKEATTYWRFFNAFSERFPKVQLNQDKHLTDADNLYCAGGTTSACDLYIYLIERFCGANVAQAVARDILYEVQRSYSPGRIGFGGQKLHQDVIILQIQHWLEEHFADKFRFEDVAREHGMSIRNFMRRFQTATGDKPLHYLQRLRIETAKGLLSGTRKSIKTISYEVGYDDASFFARLFRQHTELSPNQYRQQFHQQAA is encoded by the coding sequence CTGGCCAGCCTGCGCTACGGCAAGCAGCTGGGCCAGGGCCTGACCCCGGCGTTCGAAACCCGCCTGGTCAGCCCGGACGGAAAACCGGTGTGCAGTTTCAGCAACGTGATCATGCCGGTGGACGGCGCCCTGGAAGATACCGACGTGATCATCCTCCCGGCGTTCTGGGACGATTTCGAAACCCTCTGCCAACGTTATCCACAGATCCTGCCCTGGCTGCGCCAGCAACATGCCCGCGGCGCGGTGCTCTGCGGCGAGGCCACCGGGGTGTTCTGGCTGGCCGAGGCCGGGTTGCTCGACGGCAAGGAAGCCACCACTTACTGGCGCTTCTTCAATGCCTTCAGCGAGCGCTTCCCCAAGGTTCAGCTCAATCAGGACAAGCACCTGACCGACGCCGACAACCTGTATTGCGCCGGCGGCACCACCTCGGCCTGCGATCTATACATCTACCTGATCGAGCGTTTCTGCGGCGCCAACGTCGCCCAGGCCGTGGCCCGTGACATTCTCTATGAAGTGCAGCGCAGCTATTCCCCGGGCCGTATCGGCTTCGGCGGCCAGAAGCTGCACCAGGACGTGATCATCCTGCAGATCCAGCACTGGCTCGAAGAGCATTTCGCCGACAAGTTCCGCTTCGAGGACGTGGCCCGCGAACATGGCATGAGCATTCGCAATTTCATGCGGCGCTTCCAGACCGCCACCGGCGACAAGCCACTGCATTACCTGCAACGCCTGCGTATCGAAACCGCCAAGGGCCTGCTTTCGGGGACGCGCAAGAGCATCAAGACCATCAGTTATGAAGTCGGCTATGACGATGCGAGCTTCTTCGCCCGTCTGTTCCGCCAGCACACCGAGCTGTCGCCGAACCAGTACCGGCAACAGTTTCACCAACAAGCCGCGTGA